From one Odontesthes bonariensis isolate fOdoBon6 chromosome 14, fOdoBon6.hap1, whole genome shotgun sequence genomic stretch:
- the LOC142398748 gene encoding uncharacterized protein LOC142398748, with protein sequence MELKYDTASSFGLFSSAATFSSRQVFVSLSLTVWGRWYLIFGSGTKLFVTDEQVVKPVVSVCPIASRVHLEGRSSLLCLASGMFPPLVRFSWKRQKKNGGLEELPPAEGWQTNFQRSGRSAAIRAVDSDSLHTYKYSCSVEHEGGRVEAQTQQEVPATPPPTAAAPPPTAAAPPPTAAAPAHLPEETSPASDPAATSVPPQPVKLSASFQSELRVKLLWLLYTLLIVKSLVCCCGLSLLMILRNKGASTGCTHAD encoded by the exons ATGGAGCTGAAATATGATACTGCTTCATCATTTGGGCTGTTCAGCTCAGCTGCCAcattcagcagcagacaggttTTTGTATCACTCTCACTCACTGTGTGGGGAAGATGGTACCTCATCTTTGGCTCTGGAACTAAACTGTTTGTAACAG ATGAGCAGGTGGTGAAGCCCGTGGTGAGCGTGTGTCCGATAGCATCCAGAGTCCACCTGGAGGGGAGGAGCTCCCTGCTGTGTCTGGCCTCAGGcatgtttcctcctctggtCCGCTTCTCctggaaaagacagaagaagaacGGTGGTCTGGAGGAGCTGCCCCCTGCTGAGGGATGGCAAACAAACTTCCAGCGGTCGGGACGCTCCGCCGCCATCAGAGCGGTTGATAGCGACTCTCTCCACACGTATAAATACAGCTGCTCCGTGGAGCACGAGGGGGGCCGAGTGGAGGCCCAAACACAACAAG AGGTTCCTGctactccaccaccaacagcagcagctccaccaccaacagcagcagctccaccaccaacagcagcagctcctgcaCATCTGCCAGAAGAAACGTCTCCAGCATCTGATCCAGCAGCGACCTCGGTTCCTCCTCAGCCTGTGAAGCTGTCAGCCTCCTTCCAGTCTGAGCTGAGGGTgaagctgctgtggctgctgtacACGCTGCTGATAGTGAAGAGTCTGGTGTGCTGCTGTGGACTCTCTCTGCTGATGATCCTCAGAAACAAGGGAGCGTCCACCGGCTGCACACATGCTGACTGA
- the LOC142398553 gene encoding immunoglobulin lambda-1 light chain-like encodes MLFLPAAALCCLCSALVAMAAELSQDQLTLTRRVGQSVSFSCGQTDQCDYDYVYWYQKKETETFRLIIWINKNSGHVNKGFGHPQENDFSAVNKQNGCELQIQKVKLDHSATYYCSCYKGGYTYFIFGSGTKLFVTDEQVVKPVVSVYPAASRVHLEGRSSLLCLASGMFPPLVRFSWKRQKKNGGLEELPPAEGEQLELRESGRTASILLIRQQENSTYKYSCSVEHEGGRVEAQTQQELPAPAASCPPERDPADLPALQRAAASFQSELRVKLLCLLYTLLIVKSLVCCCGLSLLMVLRNKGASTGCTHAD; translated from the exons ATGCTTTTCCTCCCAGccgctgctctgtgctgtctgTGTTCAG cgctggttgccatggcagcagagCTGAGTCAGGACCAGTTAACGCTGACCAGGAGAGTTGGTCAAAGTGTCTCCTTCAGCTGTGGACAAACTGACCAGTGTGATTATGATTATGTATACTGGTAccagaagaaagaaacagaaacattcagACTGATTATTTGGATTAACAAAAATAGTGGTCATGTTAATAAAGGTTTTGGTCATCCTCAGGAAAATGATTTCTCAGCTGTGAATAAACAGAACGGCTGTGAGTTGCAGATACAGAAAGTTAAACTCGATCATTCAGCCACCTACTACTGCAGCTGTTATAAGG GAGGCTACACCTACTTCATCTTTGGCTCTGGAACTAAACTGTTTGTAACAG ATGAGCAGGTGGTGAAGCCCGTGGTGAGCGTGTACCCAGCAGCATCCAGAGTCCACCTGGAGGGGAGGAGCTCCCTGCTGTGTCTGGCCTCAGGcatgtttcctcctctggtCCGCTTCTCctggaaaagacagaagaagaacGGTGGTCTGGAGGAGCTGCCCCCTGCTGAGGGAGAGCAGCTGGAGCTCAGAGAGTCGGGACGCACCGcctccatcttgctgatccgtCAGCAAGAGAACAGCACGTATAAATACAGCTGCTCCGTGGAGCACGAGGGGGGCCGAGTGGAGGCCCAAACACAACAAG AGCTTCCAGCTCCAGCAGCCTCCTGTCCTCCAGAGAGAGATCCAGCAGACCTGCCAGCTCTGCAGCGAGCTGCCG cctcCTTCCAGTCTGAGCTGAGGGTGAAGCTGCTGTGCCTGCTGTACACGCTGCTGATAGTGAAGAGTCTGGTGTGCTGCTGTGGACTCTCTCTGCTGATGGTCCTCAGAAACAAGGGAGCGTCCACCGGCTGCACACATGCTGACTGA